The Brevibacillus brevis genome contains a region encoding:
- the atoS gene encoding two-component system sensor histidine kinase AtoS gives MKTYLYRIRFVVAVIVVTVLPIIITGIVLVKSAEQALLAEKKQKLIAITQQLDFALSKDFDMIVVEAGLEKAEKEYKLQVLNEKMQPLTDQIALAHPGIGVGYYSAALDSIVTYGPSNEMSLYIGQSIAENHPGRSVMLTRQIDVVIGEQVRGNIMNAMVPLIRNDQVIGYAWANELMSTIDIQLADMRQSIYAILGIGCMIAAAASGLLVHRFEVILSEIKSGLKRLSQDLSFRLRRMDGEPGEITGAINSLASDLQASRSRTETIMNSMDSGVLALDQSGHLIAWNETAIYMIGFTVSRAKGMHYTEVFTESEAFLHILLDTLQNGRSIRDAMWRHQHPDRGVLWLKVSSSIWKKTTDEVLGAIVVLEDRTQWRRMESRLAQAERLAVIGEWATSIAHEVRNPLTAIKAFAQIIEEEWPKDHDSREYTGIIVEEVERLNRFTDELLLFSRPNEESNVPVRVQEVIQHTLKLMEPVEGYSGVIVQLVCDEEIPVMMSSPELLKQVFLNILHNAVQAKPMEGRIRIQIQNINNAAHVQVTNEGPPIAEENLLAVFEPFFTTKQTGTGLGLAISQRIVQAYGGHIFAQNTPEGVCFTVVLPIRAKGGL, from the coding sequence ATGAAAACATATCTGTACCGCATACGTTTTGTCGTGGCTGTCATTGTCGTCACCGTTTTACCGATCATCATTACCGGAATCGTATTGGTAAAATCGGCAGAGCAGGCTTTACTGGCGGAAAAGAAACAAAAGCTGATCGCCATCACGCAGCAGCTGGATTTTGCGCTGTCGAAAGATTTTGACATGATCGTCGTGGAAGCTGGATTAGAAAAGGCGGAAAAAGAGTACAAGCTCCAAGTGTTAAACGAGAAAATGCAACCGCTTACAGATCAGATCGCGTTAGCCCACCCGGGAATTGGGGTAGGTTATTATTCCGCAGCCCTCGATTCCATCGTGACGTATGGACCCAGCAATGAAATGAGCTTGTACATAGGACAATCGATTGCCGAAAACCATCCGGGTCGCAGTGTTATGCTGACGCGGCAGATTGACGTAGTAATCGGCGAACAAGTACGCGGCAACATCATGAACGCCATGGTTCCACTCATTCGCAATGATCAAGTGATCGGCTATGCTTGGGCAAACGAGCTCATGTCTACGATTGATATACAGCTCGCGGATATGCGACAAAGCATTTATGCGATTTTGGGCATTGGCTGTATGATCGCAGCAGCGGCAAGCGGTTTGCTCGTTCATCGATTTGAAGTGATTTTGTCAGAAATCAAGTCAGGGCTGAAGCGGCTTAGCCAAGACCTTTCCTTTCGCTTGAGAAGAATGGACGGTGAGCCAGGAGAAATTACAGGTGCGATCAACAGTCTGGCGAGTGATTTGCAGGCTAGCCGCAGCCGTACGGAGACCATCATGAATAGCATGGACAGTGGGGTCCTCGCGTTGGATCAAAGCGGGCACCTGATTGCTTGGAATGAGACAGCGATCTATATGATTGGCTTCACGGTCAGTCGAGCAAAGGGGATGCATTACACGGAAGTTTTCACAGAGAGCGAGGCTTTCCTTCATATCCTGTTGGATACACTGCAAAACGGTCGATCCATCCGAGATGCTATGTGGCGCCATCAGCATCCGGACAGAGGCGTGCTCTGGCTGAAGGTCAGCTCTTCCATTTGGAAAAAGACGACGGATGAAGTACTGGGGGCTATCGTCGTGCTGGAGGATCGCACGCAATGGCGGAGGATGGAGTCAAGGCTGGCTCAGGCTGAGCGGCTGGCGGTCATAGGTGAGTGGGCGACCAGTATTGCTCATGAGGTACGCAATCCGTTGACAGCCATCAAAGCCTTCGCCCAGATCATCGAGGAGGAATGGCCAAAAGATCATGACTCTCGGGAATACACAGGGATTATTGTGGAGGAAGTCGAGCGTCTGAACCGTTTTACGGACGAGCTCTTGTTATTTTCTCGTCCCAATGAAGAGTCGAACGTACCTGTGCGCGTGCAAGAGGTAATCCAGCACACGCTCAAGCTGATGGAACCTGTCGAGGGCTATAGCGGGGTGATTGTACAGCTCGTATGTGACGAGGAGATTCCTGTCATGATGTCTTCACCGGAGTTGTTAAAGCAGGTGTTTTTGAATATATTGCACAATGCGGTGCAAGCAAAACCAATGGAAGGTCGTATCCGGATTCAAATCCAAAACATAAACAATGCTGCGCATGTCCAGGTAACAAATGAAGGTCCGCCTATTGCGGAAGAAAACCTGCTGGCTGTATTCGAACCGTTTTTCACGACGAAGCAAACAGGTACGGGACTGGGATTGGCAATTTCCCAACGGATTGTACAAGCGTATGGCGGACATATTTTCGCTCAAAATACCCCCGAAGGAGTCTGTTTTACTGTCGTACTGCCGATTCGGGCTAAAGGAGGATTGTGA
- a CDS encoding low molecular weight protein-tyrosine-phosphatase, whose amino-acid sequence MTTVLFVCLGNICRSPMAEAVFRHLAESEGLAGDVSIDSAGIGGWHAGEPPHKGTQKVLTENGIAHDTLRARQIVTQDFSEYDYIVCMDEENLSALKQMAPSGKKVYRLLDFADSAQEQNVEDPYYTGRFTYVYDLVNAGCRGLLNEIKANIAKKG is encoded by the coding sequence ATGACAACAGTCTTGTTCGTTTGTCTGGGCAATATTTGCCGCTCGCCCATGGCCGAAGCTGTATTTCGCCATCTCGCAGAATCGGAGGGGCTGGCAGGGGATGTATCCATCGACTCAGCAGGGATTGGCGGTTGGCACGCAGGTGAACCTCCACACAAAGGTACGCAAAAGGTATTGACCGAGAATGGGATCGCGCATGACACACTGCGTGCTCGCCAAATTGTTACACAGGACTTCTCGGAGTACGACTATATCGTCTGCATGGATGAGGAAAATTTGTCCGCACTCAAGCAGATGGCACCGTCAGGGAAAAAGGTGTACCGCCTGCTCGACTTTGCCGATTCTGCCCAGGAACAAAATGTGGAGGACCCTTATTATACGGGGCGATTCACGTATGTGTATGACCTGGTGAATGCGGGGTGCCGCGGACTGCTGAACGAAATCAAAGCCAATATCGCAAAAAAGGGATAG
- a CDS encoding alpha/beta hydrolase family protein, giving the protein MSSLEQILQIPSDTISLTATLHEPTCTTGKTRVKYPLVVICHGFIGSRIGVNRLFVKAARELASQGFGVLRFDYGGCGESDGNYGAGGLDVLLEQTRDVLDHVFTLEQVDQERVCLLGHSLGGAVSILTASQDKRIHSLILWAPVARPFDDIVRIVGEKEYKEALSYGITDHLGYGLEKRFFQSLGTALPLRQAKQFEGDVLILHGNRDDVIAVDAMFHYERELHLRKRGNCETEVVVGGDHTFSSADSYKRLIASTKSWLNRLLEKETVAV; this is encoded by the coding sequence GTGAGTTCTTTGGAACAGATTTTGCAAATACCTAGCGACACGATTTCGTTGACGGCTACCTTGCATGAACCTACATGCACAACAGGCAAGACCAGAGTGAAATACCCGTTGGTTGTCATTTGCCATGGCTTTATCGGCAGTCGGATTGGAGTGAACCGCTTGTTTGTAAAAGCTGCCAGAGAATTAGCTTCACAGGGTTTTGGCGTATTGCGCTTTGATTACGGAGGCTGCGGGGAAAGCGACGGCAATTATGGGGCAGGTGGTTTGGACGTCCTGCTTGAACAAACACGTGATGTTCTCGACCACGTTTTTACGCTGGAACAGGTAGATCAGGAGCGGGTGTGCCTGTTAGGGCATAGCTTGGGTGGAGCAGTCAGTATACTGACTGCGAGCCAGGATAAACGAATACACTCGCTGATTCTGTGGGCACCGGTAGCGCGTCCTTTTGACGATATCGTTCGGATCGTGGGGGAAAAGGAATACAAGGAGGCCCTTTCATACGGTATAACGGATCATTTGGGCTATGGTTTGGAGAAGCGCTTTTTCCAGTCGCTGGGTACCGCTCTTCCGCTGCGCCAAGCCAAGCAGTTTGAGGGAGATGTGTTAATCCTGCATGGCAATCGGGATGACGTCATTGCGGTAGATGCCATGTTCCACTATGAGCGAGAGCTGCATCTGCGGAAACGGGGGAACTGCGAAACAGAAGTAGTTGTAGGGGGAGATCATACCTTTTCCTCGGCAGACAGCTACAAACGCTTGATTGCGAGTACGAAGAGCTGGTTGAATCGCCTGCTTGAGAAGGAGACGGTTGCCGTATAA
- a CDS encoding winged helix-turn-helix transcriptional regulator — MSDLRKETLEKIKNGDFTCSKELTLSMFSGKWKVVILWHLGVEGPHRFSELQRLFPKITHKMLTNQLKELIEDGIVHREVYPEVPPRVEYSMTELGMTLLPIVEMMYEWGEMRMGQLKLALGESSSD; from the coding sequence ATGTCCGACTTGCGGAAAGAAACCTTGGAAAAAATAAAAAACGGTGATTTCACCTGTTCCAAGGAGCTGACCTTGTCTATGTTCAGCGGAAAATGGAAAGTCGTGATCCTGTGGCATTTAGGGGTAGAAGGCCCGCATCGCTTCAGCGAGCTGCAGCGGCTGTTCCCAAAAATCACACACAAAATGCTGACGAATCAGTTAAAAGAGCTAATCGAAGACGGGATTGTTCACCGAGAAGTATACCCTGAGGTTCCCCCGCGCGTGGAGTATTCCATGACGGAGTTGGGGATGACTTTATTGCCTATAGTAGAAATGATGTATGAGTGGGGCGAAATGCGGATGGGGCAATTGAAGCTGGCATTGGGGGAGTCGTCCTCTGACTAG
- the motB gene encoding flagellar motor protein MotB gives MAKRPKRHAHHEEHMDESWLIPYADLLTLLLALFIVLFASSEMDAKKFDQMVRSFNVAMNGGVGVMNYPSPVPLDPELQQQTLHKGAQEAEKQKTEEEKRLEEAVRKETEDLKKLQTKLDGYIQQNKLQDKLQTKLTEEGLLITILDNALFDSGKADLKPEARKLASEMAAMLVPHPKKVTVTGHTDNVPIRRAEFPSNWDLSAKRSVNFLKVLLENKNLDPTKFSATGLGEYHPVAPNTTAEGRAKNRRVEVAILRDLASPPKNTVNP, from the coding sequence ATGGCTAAGCGACCAAAGAGACATGCTCATCATGAAGAGCATATGGACGAGTCTTGGCTAATTCCATACGCGGACTTGCTCACCCTTCTGCTCGCTTTGTTTATCGTGTTGTTCGCCTCTAGCGAGATGGATGCGAAGAAGTTCGACCAAATGGTTCGGTCCTTCAACGTTGCAATGAATGGCGGTGTGGGTGTCATGAACTACCCGAGTCCGGTACCGCTAGACCCGGAACTTCAGCAGCAAACCTTGCACAAAGGCGCACAGGAAGCAGAAAAACAGAAGACAGAAGAAGAGAAGCGCCTGGAAGAAGCAGTCCGCAAAGAGACAGAGGACTTGAAAAAGCTGCAGACAAAGCTGGACGGATACATTCAGCAAAACAAGCTGCAGGACAAGCTCCAGACCAAGCTGACCGAAGAAGGACTGCTGATCACCATCTTGGACAATGCACTTTTTGACTCCGGTAAAGCTGATCTGAAACCGGAAGCGAGAAAGCTTGCGTCTGAAATGGCAGCGATGCTGGTGCCTCACCCGAAAAAAGTGACCGTAACTGGTCATACGGACAATGTGCCGATTCGCCGTGCAGAGTTCCCGTCCAACTGGGATCTCAGTGCCAAACGTTCAGTTAACTTCTTGAAGGTGCTTTTGGAAAACAAGAACCTAGACCCGACGAAGTTCAGCGCAACAGGCTTGGGAGAATACCATCCGGTAGCGCCGAATACGACGGCAGAAGGCAGAGCAAAAAACAGACGGGTAGAGGTAGCGATCCTGCGTGATCTGGCTTCTCCTCCGAAAAATACTGTGAATCCGTAA
- the motA gene encoding flagellar motor stator protein MotA produces the protein MEKSTLIGIVLGIVAVVVGMILKHASPMALLNPAAFMIIIVGTVAAIFNAFPMSEIKRIPALFKIIFKEEKLPEKRELIGQFMNWASIARREGLLALENTSDEIEDPFLRNGMKMIIDGGEPDFVRDVLNEEIHAIEERHQAGALVFSQAGSYAPTLGVLGAVVGLIAALGNLSDIDALGVSIAAAFVATLLGIFTGYVLWHPFATKLKRKSKAEIEIKKIMVEGLLSIQAGVSPTAIEQKLLVYIPYQERAEMKEEMKEEKREEGAAVNG, from the coding sequence ATGGAAAAGTCTACCTTGATAGGTATAGTTTTAGGTATTGTTGCAGTAGTGGTCGGGATGATCTTGAAGCATGCGAGTCCGATGGCATTACTGAATCCAGCAGCATTTATGATCATCATCGTAGGTACGGTTGCTGCTATCTTTAACGCATTTCCTATGTCGGAAATCAAACGTATTCCTGCTCTTTTCAAGATAATTTTTAAAGAGGAAAAGCTCCCTGAAAAAAGAGAATTGATCGGTCAGTTTATGAACTGGGCTTCCATCGCTCGTCGCGAAGGATTGCTTGCACTGGAAAACACTTCCGATGAGATTGAAGACCCATTTCTGCGTAACGGCATGAAAATGATCATTGATGGTGGGGAACCGGATTTTGTTCGCGATGTTCTGAACGAAGAAATTCACGCCATTGAAGAGCGCCATCAGGCGGGTGCGCTCGTCTTTAGCCAAGCGGGAAGCTACGCTCCGACACTCGGGGTATTGGGTGCGGTTGTCGGTCTGATTGCGGCTCTGGGTAACTTGAGTGACATTGATGCATTGGGTGTATCCATTGCGGCGGCGTTCGTAGCGACATTGCTCGGTATTTTCACGGGTTACGTACTGTGGCATCCATTCGCAACCAAGCTCAAACGGAAATCAAAGGCAGAAATCGAAATCAAAAAAATCATGGTCGAAGGATTGCTCTCCATTCAAGCGGGTGTGTCCCCGACTGCGATTGAACAAAAGCTGCTGGTTTACATCCCGTACCAAGAGCGTGCAGAAATGAAAGAAGAAATGAAGGAAGAGAAGAGGGAGGAAGGAGCTGCGGTAAATGGCTAA
- a CDS encoding ZIP family metal transporter — protein sequence MEQLLIGSFLSAMATGVGALPILFFKSVSHRWRDILLAFTAGIMVAASTFSLIPQALQSAPFIIVCLGVLTGTLMLTVLESIVPHIDLEHTRINISMDSQSLLILSAITLHNIPEGLSVGVSYSSEQSGLGGLISFAIGLQNAPEGFLVALFLINQRVSRLKAFILATMTGAVEIVSGICGYYLTSVVQGLVPYGLSFAAGAMLFIVYKELIPESHGDGHARSATFSFILGLLVMIGLVQSFG from the coding sequence ATGGAACAACTACTGATAGGTAGCTTTCTTTCTGCCATGGCTACTGGTGTGGGCGCCTTGCCTATCCTTTTTTTTAAGTCGGTATCACATCGATGGCGGGATATATTGCTGGCGTTTACGGCTGGAATTATGGTGGCTGCCTCGACATTCAGTCTGATCCCACAGGCACTTCAGAGCGCGCCATTTATTATCGTTTGTTTGGGAGTGCTTACCGGAACATTGATGCTTACAGTGTTGGAAAGCATCGTTCCGCATATCGATCTGGAGCATACGAGAATCAACATTTCAATGGATTCGCAATCGCTGCTGATCTTGTCCGCGATTACCTTGCACAATATTCCAGAGGGCTTGTCCGTTGGCGTGAGCTATTCGAGTGAACAGTCTGGCTTGGGTGGCCTGATTTCTTTTGCAATTGGTCTGCAAAATGCACCTGAAGGATTCCTGGTGGCTCTCTTCCTGATCAATCAAAGGGTCAGTCGCTTAAAGGCCTTTATATTGGCTACAATGACCGGAGCAGTCGAAATCGTCTCTGGGATCTGTGGCTATTACCTGACCTCTGTGGTTCAAGGGCTGGTGCCATACGGGCTCTCCTTTGCCGCAGGCGCGATGTTGTTTATCGTTTACAAGGAGCTCATCCCCGAAAGCCATGGAGATGGTCATGCTCGTTCCGCGACTTTTTCATTCATCCTAGGACTTTTGGTCATGATTGGACTAGTTCAGTCGTTCGGATGA
- the def gene encoding peptide deformylase, with protein MAVKQILPFGDPILRKVAKPVDELNAKTFKLLDEMAETLYATDGRAGLAAPQVGILRRVVVMDCGDGLIELINPEIIERSGEQIGMEACLSFPGYYGNVKRAEHVKVKTLNRQGEEVILEGDGFLAVCIQHEIDHLDGILFVDHVQEKWLYHEKTRQKIDLLDVIRLTKKA; from the coding sequence ATGGCAGTGAAACAGATTTTGCCTTTTGGAGACCCGATCTTGCGCAAAGTAGCCAAGCCAGTGGATGAGCTCAATGCCAAAACGTTCAAGCTACTGGATGAGATGGCTGAAACCTTATATGCCACGGACGGCCGTGCTGGCCTTGCCGCACCGCAAGTAGGCATTCTGCGCAGAGTGGTTGTCATGGATTGCGGAGATGGATTAATTGAGCTCATTAATCCGGAAATTATAGAAAGGAGTGGCGAACAAATCGGAATGGAAGCTTGCCTATCCTTTCCGGGTTACTATGGCAATGTAAAGAGAGCCGAGCATGTAAAGGTAAAGACGTTGAACAGACAAGGCGAGGAAGTGATCCTTGAGGGAGACGGATTCCTTGCTGTTTGTATCCAGCATGAAATCGATCATTTAGACGGAATTTTATTTGTGGATCATGTTCAGGAAAAATGGCTGTATCATGAAAAAACAAGGCAAAAAATCGATTTGCTGGATGTGATTCGCTTAACAAAAAAGGCCTAA
- a CDS encoding helix-turn-helix domain-containing protein, with amino-acid sequence MLVWMLRKVMAERGVWTGAALARLLKEKANYSLSPASISALLTSQPKQMKAETLDALCTALECTPNDLWAYTPPNRVKGA; translated from the coding sequence ATGCTTGTCTGGATGTTGCGAAAAGTAATGGCAGAAAGAGGAGTTTGGACGGGAGCCGCTTTAGCAAGGCTGTTGAAAGAGAAAGCAAATTACAGTCTGTCTCCAGCCTCCATCAGTGCTTTACTAACCAGTCAACCCAAACAAATGAAAGCCGAGACACTAGATGCACTCTGTACAGCTCTGGAGTGTACACCAAATGACTTGTGGGCATATACACCGCCTAATCGAGTGAAGGGAGCATAA